Sequence from the Tachyglossus aculeatus isolate mTacAcu1 chromosome 17, mTacAcu1.pri, whole genome shotgun sequence genome:
GGCTTAAGTCACTGACAGCTGGCTGATTTTGAAGGTGCAGTGGCCCAAGTGTTCTCCttaggggagaatatcaaattaCACCTTACAGTTGCAGCCTTAACGGGCAGGATACAATAAGTAGATGGATGACAACAGATAACACCCCTGCCCCAAGGAGCTCAGGAGCTGAAGAAACACAAGAAACAAGAGCTGGGAGAAGCCTTCGAAGGGCTGAAATGAGATCTGAGAGGTCTAGCGTGCATGCACGTCTGCGGATTTGATATTGGTTTCTTCCTTGTTAAGGGAAAAATGCTTGTTGACCACCAAACTGAAAAGCACTTAAGCTAATGCTGTTTCTGGATaatgcttctctcctctctctctctctctctctctcactcattctCGCTCACTCTCATCTCAGCCCCTCACTCAACCTTTTCTCTCCCAGCAAGGATCCCAGCCTACTACGTCCCACCCCACCCAAGGAAATCCCGCTTCCTTTTTGATATTCTCTCTAACTGGCGGAAGAAGAGGCCTCGGCCCCTGGCCTTTGTGAGCACAGAGGGAGTTGCTGGGAAGAGAACTCAAACAACCCTAAGGTCCGTGTCCCCGAACACCCGAGGTAGGAGAAGACTCAGGGTTGGCTTTGTGTAGCCCTGAGTATCTGTGCCGTCTTCTCTTCTCCACTGCCGTACACAGAGAAATAACTCTGAATGGATAGCTGCTTAGATTGGCCGTGAGTTATTTAACCAACAATAGAGGcttatgtacattttttttagATCTTGTATTTATTAACAGCCTGAAAAGGAGGAGGGCTGGGAGATTTATAGAAAAGGAGCAGCGAGTTAAAAGGGACAATTAGAGGAGCAGAAAAGAGATATTGAACACGGGATTGCAGAGGATATTTTAACACACAATCAAAGGTTCTTGAGATATTCTCAGACCAGACAGAAGGCAAAAGGGAAAATTGGCCCATTACAAAGTGATAGTAGGAAATTGGTGACATGGGATAGAGTAATGGTTGATTTGTTAAAACAGTTATTTTGAGGCCGACTTTCCGAAggaagactgtgtgtgtgtgtgtgtgtgtgtgtgtgtgtgtgtgtgtgtgtgtgtgtgtgtgtgtgtttgggcctGTTTGCGcacaggggagggatgggagtgaGAGAAACTGGTCTACAGCCTCCAGATAATGATTTGATAAACACTGGGATTGCTGGGGAAGGAAGGGCCCACTTGAAGTCTCGCAGCTGTGCTCAGGAAAGCAGTTTGAAAGTCCTCTGAGCCCAGGCCCCATTCATCACACCCCTCGGGTGCCCGCGACTTTTGGTGCTAATTATGCAGAGCTCTGTGGAAACTGACCCTTGCCCAAACAGCAGCACATCAGGTATTCCGAGGGTCTTCACCCTAACCCTGTAGTGTATCTCCTTAGGAGCTGGAGGATGGGCTGCTCCAGAGGAGGTGATATGTGGAGAGAGGCTCCAGTTGTGTGTAAACACCTTGGCAATCAGCAATGAGGACAGAGGATATTTACATTTTTCTAATGGGCCCAGTGAAACCGAAAGAAGGCTAGGAAGCAAACATTTCTGAGCTGGAGAGTAAATTCAGTGGAGGGAGTCAAGAAATCtgcagaagctgagaagcagcatagcctagtgaaaaaagcacaggcctgggagatagagggacctgggttctaattccggctctgctgcttgtctgttttgtgaccttgagcaagtcacttaacttctcagtgcctcagttatctcatctgtaaaatgggggaggagattgtgagccccgtttgggggacagactgtgtccaacctgattagcttgaatctacctcagggcctagtacagtgcctggcacataccaatcacttaacaaatagcataagaaaaggttcttgggtaaataataataattaggatggtgatggtatttgttaagtgcttactatgtgccaagcactgttctaagtgtttgggtagatacaaggtaatcaggttgtcccaagtggggctcagagacttaatccccattttacaggtgaggtaactgaggcatagagaagtgaagtgagttgcccaaagtcatgcagctgataagtggtggagccaggatacttgttaagtgcttaccatgtgtcaagcactgttgcaagtgtgctggagtagatgcaagttaatgaggttgggcacagtccctgtcctacatgaggctctcagtctaaggaggaaggtgtaggattgaatctcattttacaggcaggcacagagaagttatgtgacttgcccatggtcactagCCCCAGGGGTTCTTTTGGGATATATCAGCCAGTCCCAAGATGGCAGGGAAGTGCGCATGGGCCCTGAGCCTAGGGTTCAAGAGACAGGATGATGCACCATCCAGGCCTTTGAAGGAGGAGCGGGGCAGCAAGGGAATACTGCACGAAGCACGAGTTGGGGAAcggagagagaatgggggaaaGCAATCGAAGTGGATAGACTAGGATCTCCAAATCAGGGAGCAGCAGGTGTCTGAGAACGGGACTCCAGCCCAGATGGATTTCTAGGGAACGACGCGGGCTCGTTTGCACCAAACGAAGGATCTGGCCGAGAGGCACCGAGACGGAGACGTAAGTTTCCGATGAAGTCCGACACAAGAATGGGGCGAGCGTACCGGGGGCCTGGGGAGCCTGTGTGTCACTGGGCCAAATGACGGCGGATGCAGCTTAATGCGGAAAAAATCTAAGCATCTCGGAACAGCATGCCAAGCCGGACAGCGAAAGGGACGGGGGAGTCAGGCAGTGGACGAGACTGTCCACGAGCAGGTCTTGGAGAAGGAAGTTGGTGGGCCGGCTGcccccagaggagcagaggacatTGGATGTTCAGAGTCCCTCCCCAACGGCTTGGGGGGTTCAGGTTTGGTCTCGGGTCCCCAGGGGCTGCTCGGGTTCAAACAAAAAGGAGGAGATTGGAGAAGGAGGTCAAACCCCTTCCTGGGAGAGCGAAGAGGATCTGGGAGAAAGGGGGTCTGAGAGCCGGGGGGCACCTGGCCTGGGGAAACCAGAGCCTTCCCCACAGTGGAAATGGGATGGATCTGGGATGGtaacagggaaggaaaggaggctcGGAGGAAtcagggagaaggggcagagtagGGCAGGAAGCCAGCAATCAAAATGGCCAGTTATACCTGAGAAGGGAACAGTTATATCAATGGGTCCACATTGGGCTGTAGGAGAGCCATgcgagggcagaggaaggagagacatctcccccacctcccctgcccacccccagccctagtGGATAAAGGGGCCTTCACATTGCTAACAATTCATCTTCTTCCTTTAATTCTGTTCGCAGTGGTGTCGTTTATTGCTCGGGGTCTGAGCACTTGATTGACAAGTGATGTAATACACAATAGACTTGCCTTTATTTTCCTCTACATCTCAGAGGGGGAAAAGCAGCTAAAAATATAGCTTGGGTTGTGGGCCACATTGCCTCGCTCTCATTCATCCCCACGAGTCAGCCGTTCCTCATGGAGCTGGATCATTTATAAAATATCAGCATCTCTGGTAGTGATATTTTACTTTCATATCAGAGGGCTTACCGggtctttaaaaaaattaataaagtgCTTATAGTCTTCATTTTCCCAGTGAGGGCCCCGAAGTCCAGAGCACGAAATGAAATCACCAACAGAACAACGTTCTCCAGTTTGTACAGGATGAGCGGCAGTCGTTGGGCTTCTACCAGTGAGAGCGTGGAGAGCGCCAGGGAGCAATTACGGATCACAGATGATCTGTTCTGGCTTCATTGGGCCTCCCTTTAGTGAGCTATAAAGAGTTGTAGCCAGAAGGATTTGGCTAGAACAGCCGGGAAAGGCAGAGACTCCTCAACCCTCCCACTTCTGCAGGCCCCCAAAATCAACCTCCACCTCCCCGCCAAAAGGGGACCCGGCATTGGGCTCCCCGGCGatgggggcaggtggggggtgTCTTTCAGTGTTTGCCCAGAGCTGTCTGGCCCAAGCTCAGCCTCGAGGAAACTCCTTCGATACCAGGAGCAGGTTGTCTCATTCCAGTTGCAGGGACCCCCTTGGGCTGCTCAGAGCCAGGAGAGGGTGAGCGGGTgaagaagcggctgggagaggggccagggagACGCTGAGAAGCCGCCTGCTTACTGGGGGAATGAACAGAAGCGGCGCTGGCCGGCACAGTCGGAGTGGGAAGTGAATCATGTTCCATGTGCAGGAAGATTTGGAGAACAGGTTTTCTCCCGATGTCACCGTGAGTCAGTGTGCCCCTGCTCAACACGTCCCCTCCTCGCCAGCAAACGTGCCATTTTCTTTGGGCTGCGCTCGGGCCCCAAACACCAGATCCCACCCAGAGATATGTCGCTACTACAGGAATGTTTGGTGGGGAAATGAAAAAACAGGGCATCCTCGTCCAAGATCATTTTTATTTCCCTCTCAGTGGAATTCAGTGTTTCTTCCCGACGGGGAATGAACATTTGCTTTTGGTCAGCCTGCTACCTCCTGTTCCCATCCACACCTGGGTTCTGGTTCCctgcctcctctgcttcccctgcctCCGGGCTGGGGCGGGAAGAGGTAGGCCAGGTTAGGCaggtcttccctttcccctcaccccgTCTTCTGCTCCATCCCTTTCCACCTGTGTGCATCCCCCTAAGTTTCCCAGGGCCAAATTCCTTCCCAGGCCCCTGTCCAAGAGGCCAAGGAGAAGCCATTGGGTGGTTTGTATTAACGCTGTGCCCGAAGATGGGAGTGGCAACCATAGGTCGGCCACCTAACGTCCCTGCCCGTTGGACTCTACATGTGTATATACAGTGGTCCTCCTGTATTCGAATAAGTCACTGCTGCCCTACTGGACTAACACTGTTTGGAACCCCTCTTCTTTCAGCTTCAAAAAAAAGACTCCTTTTCCATCCTTCCTACTGCTTCACAGAGGCCAGCTCTTTTGGAGTCTGAGCTGACTGACGTTTCCCTTGACTTTCTTCCCTCTGCCTGGGGCACAGTAAGAAGTTAGGTCAgtgagagggaactggggcttgtgtgtgtagggagggtgggggtggaggggggaagaaccgGGCTGCATGGCAATATCAAAAAGGCTGGTGCCCCAAGCCACTAAAAACACTGGTCCCTTGTCTGGCTCAtgttcttccctcactccctccccgaCTCCCTTCCAATCTCGGTATACATAAACTCCTCCACCCAGTTTGCTTTCTAgacaaaaatgaaataataatcctTCGCTAGAAATTCAACAATACGATCATTATTTCAGCAGATATAGTTTCCATATAATTTATAAACATGATATAAGACATACAGTTTGGTAACGGAGGGGGAGGAAAACCTGTACATTtacctctctctctcgctctcactctctcttttttaaataaGTGAACACAGTTACAAAAACGCACCTGCTGCGGGAATCTCTTCAAGTTCTACATTTCAGCCTCTAAGCAATCTTTCCTTTGGTTGGTGGCtgctccgagggccgggccggggttGTCGAGCCCTGGGCCGCCACGTGCCTGAGATGGTCAGGAATTTGAGATTGTCATCAGAGAAGGTCTGGATTAGGGTCCCAGAGGGCCGAGCGCTCTTAGTTCCCGCCGACTAAGAGTCCTCGCACACCTACAGACTTGCAGATAAATGGCCTAGGCTTAATCGGTGATCTTTTTTTGTtcgctttttgtttttttgttggtttttttgttttgttttttacaacAATTGTGCTCCCTCTAGTAATCTCAGGGGTCTGTCAAAGGCCCCTGAAATGAACAGGATTTCGCAGAGTGCCCCGCTCTCGTTCGTTTGACCAGTTGTCACACTGGTGTCCCTCACGTCCCTCTGGCGGGGTTGGCTTTTCGGCAGGTGGGCGGTCCGGGCTGTGGTGGGGGGACAACTGAGGGCTGAGGCCTCCAATCCAGGCTGGCTGCGGCCGGGCCGGACCGGGCAGCTCAGGGAGGGAAAATCCACGCGGGTGGGTGCCACCCGACgactcccccttcttcccttggGAGCACCACATCCTTCCCATccgaagaagagaaggagaaaagagatggTGTCCGGCGGCAGCCAGGTGGCCGGCACCCGCCCCCAGCCAGCGcccaccccctgctctcccccctggCTCAACGGAGGGTGACCACCGCCGCCGTGGCCACCGTGATCCAGAGGAGGAGCGAGGCCCCGGCGGCCGCAGAGGCCCCGGAGGCCTGTTGGACCCCACTGGGGACGCGGATGGGGGTCCGCCGGGCGCACTTGCCCTTGCGCTTGGGCCGGGCCGTGGGCATCAGGTCGAAGCCGAACTTGGCCTCGTAGTCGGGCGCGTAGTCCTGGCCCTCGGGCATGCCCTTCTGCGGCCCCAGCCCGCCCCCCGGCTTGGAGGTCTGGTTGCGGGTTTTGTAGCTGGTGCAGTTTTTGCCGGGCTTGCGGGAGCCTGGGCGGGAGGCGGGTGGGCCATCCCGCTCCCTGGAGGCGTGGGGGGGTGGGAGCCGGTCCCGGGGGACGCCCCGGTCCGGGGCCGGAAGCGGGTGCGCCTTGATCTGGTGGAGGGActcggaggaggaggtggagcaggCCCGGAAGACCTCGGCCTGGAGCACCTTGAGGTCCTGGCCGCTCAGCTGCTCGGGGGTCCGGCACAGGACGCTGGAGCTGGAGCCCCGGAATCGGCGCAGCCACTCCCAGAGCGAGCGGGCCTTGCAGCCGCAGTGCCAGGGGTTGCCGTTGAGCCGGAGGAACTCTAGGGCTCCCAGGGGAGCCAGGCAGTCCCCCTGGAGCTCGGACAGGCTGTtgttgaagaggaagaggatggtgAGCCGCTGGAGGTGGTGGAAAGCCCGGGGGTGCACCCACTGCAGCTGGTTCTCGTGGAGGAGCAGCCGGTCCAGGTGGACCAGGCCCCGGAAGGTGTCCTGGTGGAGGCTGGACAGCCTGTTGCCGTGGAGGAACAGGTGGCTTAGGTTGACCAGGTCCCCGAAGGTGTCGTCCTGGAGGAACTCCAGGTGGTTGTCCTGCAGGTAGAGGAACTGCAGGTTGTGCAGGCCGCCGAAGAGCCCGGCGGGCAGGGAGCTGAGCCCGCACTTGTAAAGGTAAAGGGCGTGCAGCCGCACCAGCCCCTGGAAAGTCTCGGGGGCCAAGGCCCGCAGGTGGCGGTTGTCGCCCAGGTCCAGCTCCTCCAGGTGCACGAAGCCCCGGAAGGTGTCCGGGGCGATGAAGCTGATGTTGTTGGAGTAGATCCACAGGGTGACCATGGACGGCGTGAAGTGGCCGCGCAAGAGCAGGCTGATCTGGTTGTTCTGGAGGAAGATGCGCTCGCTGTTCTCCGGGATGCCCTCGGGGATGGCGGCGAAGTTGTGGGCCTGGCAGCTCACCGTCATGGGCGCCGGGTAGCACACGCAGTCCACGGGGCAGGGGGTGGTGACCTGAATTTCCAGCCCGAAGAGCACCAGGAACAACTCCACACAGCGCCCTGGGAGGACAGAgtggtcagagacagagagaaagagagggaaagggagagcgtGAGAGAGAAATAGAAGGGAAAGGGTGTCAGGGTGGCTGTGAAGAGAGgtagtaataattgcatttgtcaagcattttactaggtgccaggcactctactaagtgctggggtggacacaagcagattgggttggacacagtccctgtcccacgtggggctcacattcattcattcattcattcattcattcaatcgtatttattgagcacttactgtgtgcagagcactgtactaagcacttgggaagtacaagtctgcaacatatagagacggtccctagccagcaatgggctcacagtctagaagggggagacagacaacaaaacaaaacatgtagacaggtgtcagagtcgtcagaacaaatagaattaaagctagatgcacatcattaacaaagtaaatagaatagtaaatatgtacaagtaaaataaatagagtaataaatctgtacaaatatatatacaagtgctgtggggaggggaaggaggtagggtgggggggatgaggaggaagagaggaaaaagggggctcagtctgggaaggccccttggaggaggtgagctctcaggagggctttgaagggaggaagagagctagcttggaggatgtgtggagggaggacattacaggccaggggaaggatgtgggacggaggtcgacggcgggacaggtgagaacgaggtacagtgaggaggttagaggcagaggagcggagggggcgggctgggctggagaaggagagaagggaggtgaggtaggagggggcgaggggatggacagccttgaagacctgaagccgagagtgaggaatttttgcttcaagCGCACACCCTCACTGTCAGGGCCTGGTTTGGGGATGATTATCTTCTCAAGGTGCGGGAAATCAGGTTGCTgaggatcttagagaagcagcgtgactcagtggaaacagctcgggcctgggagccagaggtcatggcttccaattccggctccgccacctgtcagctgcgtgaccctgggcaagtcacttaacttctctgggcctcagctacctcatctgcaaaatggggttggagactgtgagccccaaaagggacaacccaatcaccctgtatcctcccccagtgattagaacagtgccttgcacatagttaagcgctcaacaaatgccatcctcatcatctgCCCGgacctcacagtttcaatctccattttccagatgagatcactgaggcccagagaagtgaagtgacttgacctaggtcacacaacagacaggtggcagagctgggattagaacccatgaccttctgattcccagacctgtgttctatccactacgccatgctgcttttgtgagccgggcaggggagagggggttggggtTAGGATGGAGGTTGGGGATTGGGTGCAGGGGGGCTTCAGGCTTGTGGGAGGTGCCATTTGGGAGGGCGGGCAGACTGGAAGGGATAAGGAGGGGTCGGAGCAGTTGGGGGACCCAATTAAACCCACCCGtacccacttcatccccctggacAGAGCCCTCTTCCCCACTTGCAGGGGTAAGGTTAGCAGGGAAGCACATTGGGCTGTCCTCCATCCACTACGGGAGAGCCCacaggggccggggccgggaaaCCAGGCAGCAAGCGGGTGAGATGTTCACAGGCATCTACACGGGCCCCTCCCAGACATGGATCCAAACCAGACACTTCCCCCCATCTGGAGGCTGCGGTCCAAGGCTTGGTACCGGGATGGACAGGAACTGCCAGAGGCCTGGCCAACAGAGGCCAGTCCACCTTCCCTTGAAGGGAaagggattggggagggagaTGTCTCCGGGAACTACGTTGGGCAGTGGAAAATGGGAACCAGGAGGGTGTAGTCCCGTCCCCACTCCTGGTgggccctcatttatttatttatttatttattttacttgtacatatctattctatttattttattttgttagtatgtttggttttgtcctctgtctcccccttttaggctgtgagcccactgttgggtagggactgtctctatatgttgccaatttgtacttcccaagcgcttagtacagtgctctgcacatagtaagcgctcaataaatacgactgatgatgatggtgggccctcttcccatccctcccctccccactagtcatctctctttctctcttcctgctcCTACCGTGGCTAGGTTTTTCCACCGTGCTCAGTCTCCATGGCTGCGGTGAGCACTCACCACTGGCCAGAGCACTTCCTCTTTAGCTCCACTCTAATTGGGCATTAATTAGGCATTCGTTAATGGATccttaaaataatttattttcggATGTGTCCAGCTTGTGGTCTTATAATAGCACTGCACTCATTATTAGAACAGCCTCGTTATGAATGTTCATCATTACCTGCTATTTTCCAGGGTATCAGCTTGCTAGTGGAAGTGGAGATTGCTTCTTCCGAATGCATTATTAATGAGGACGGGCTCCCTCATTGTTACACAGCATTTCACCCACAGGACTCCTACGTCCATCCCGTCCCCACGGACCCACAGGCGATTTGCCCGGGTGGGGTACTGGTCTCAAAGAAACCTAATCCAGACACAGGCAAGATGCGCTCGGCTGAACTGTGGGGGCCCCCACCCGCATCCTGGATTTCCCACCTACAGCCCGATCAGTCTAGCGAAAGAGTCGGCCTAGTTGCAGGTCCAGTGAAAAGAGTAGGGTTCTGGGCATTAAGAAACCTGGATTTTAGTAGTCCCAGTTCTACCTGCAGCCAGTTAATTTAGGCCAAGACAGCACACCTCAACCCAATGTGGGAAGGGACTCGCTTGAGGTCGTATCgcctcttcccctgtccctgccaGGGCCCTAACTCctcctatcaatcatatttattaagcgcttactatgtgcagatcatcatcaattgaattaattgagtgcttactgtgtgcagagcatcgtactaagtgcttgggagaatacaatacaacagagttggtagacatgttccccaaccacaacgagttcacagtctagaggggaaggcagacattgataaaaaataaactacagatatgtacataagtgctgtgggtctgagggtggggtgagtaaaagaGGCAAAGCCAAGTGGAAGAGtgacgcagaagcgagtgggagaagaacagatgagagcttagtaagggaaggcctcttggaggagatgtgctttacataaggctttgaaggtaggggtatgaagggggaggttgtttcaagccagaaggaggacgtgggtgagaagtcCACAGGTCCTCTCCGGAGTggtgaaggggggagaggaagggagggggcttgAAAGCCATGCTTCCATCAGCCGATATCAAATCAAAGAGAGGTCCAGGAACCCAGGGCTAGAGGGGAGTGAGGTGGCAGGGGAGCTGGGGACTAGTGGGAAGGGGGTATCAGAGGGTGAAGGgtagaggtggggatggggggatcaGAAGGTGGAGGGTAGGgggagataaaaataaataataaattatggtatttattaagcacttaactatgtgtcaggcactgtactaagtgttggggggcggatacaagaaaactggatggacagagtccctatcctgcgtagggctctcagtcttaatccccattttacagatgaggtaattgaggcacagagaaatgaagtgacttgcccaaggtgccaaagcagacaagtggcgttgccgggattagaacccatgaccttctgactccgaggcctgtgctctatctactaggccatgctgctaggggGAGCAGAGGGTCAGGGGGTGACGAGGCTGGTGGGGGCGGGAGacgagggaagagggaggggtgaagaatggAAACAGCAAACAGagcatcgtattaagcgcttgggagaatacaacagagttggcagacatgttccccgaccacaacgagctcacagtctagaggggaaggcagacattgataaaaaataaactacagatatgtaaataagtgctctggggctgagggtggggtgagtaaaagaAGCAAAGCCAAGTGGAAGAGTGACGCAGAAGCGTATTGTACTAAACATCGTCTTAAAGAGGGTTTCCCCTCTCCAGGACCCAGCTAGGGCCTACCTGCgacagtggggaaggaaggaagtctACTGCTTGGGGAAAAAGGTTGCCACTTGGAGTGGTTGAtaggggcaggagctgggcaggATGGCAGGCTCCTTCTACCCCAACAAGGCCGGTGCTTCCGTGCCCCTGCCCCAGACCTGCCCGCTGCTTCCTCGGGATCGGCTCTAGGCTGAACGGCTCAGAGCTCAGACATGTCCATTAACACTGCCCGGGCCAGGGTCAGCCGTGTCTCCGCTGGCTGAGGGGTGGACGTGTGGAGGGGGAGGTCTGCTAACCCCACCCTGGGGCGGGAGTGGGCCCCGGGGCCTGGCTCGAAGCGGCATCCACCCTCCCCGGTGCCCTCGGCCTGCCCACCACCGTGCCAACCGCCTCTCTCATTTGCAGCTAACGGCGACATCGTAAAGAACTGACAGCTCCCAGCTGTTGGGAATTCTGCACTCCCAGAGAGTGACAGCTGCTACCCGTCCCCCAGTAATCACCCCGGCGTCTCTGGAACATTTCAAAAGCATAAAAATCATTGGAGATAATTTGGTTTTTGCATAATTTGGTTAGGCCGTGATTTAATAGCAATTATGACCTCCAAGGCGTGGCTGCACGGGATGCTCCGGGGCTGGCCCCTCCATACCCTTCCCGCTTCTCCGAAACCCCTTCCCTCGCTTCCTGATCATtcttgggggtgggcaggggcggggggagacttGCAGGGGGCCTGCTTGGGGCAGGGCCAGAGCGGTCCTGAAGCTCCAGGATTGGGTAGGGGTGTATCAGAAACAGGGTCTCTGCATCAGGACTGCTTTTAAGGGATCCAGCCCCAGTGCCAGTCTGCATACCCTTCTGGGGCAGGGCCTGACTGGCTCGAGACCCCAATCTCTTCCCTGACCTTCCCTGGAGAGCCGAGGGGAGGCCCGGGATGGAACTCCCGGGCTCCGTCCCCAAGCCTCTGGCCAGCTGGGAGGGGACCTGCGAGAGGCTGACATCCCCAGGGCCCTAAGGGGAGGGGATCTGGTTTcagtctccatccctccccactgaGGTCACATCCACAGCAAATGGGCATCGTGGGCTCCAACTCTGCTCCAagtagggagaagagaggggtagGGTGGCAGACAGAGGGGCTG
This genomic interval carries:
- the RTN4RL1 gene encoding reticulon-4 receptor-like 1, translated to MLRKGRCVELFLVLFGLEIQVTTPCPVDCVCYPAPMTVSCQAHNFAAIPEGIPENSERIFLQNNQISLLLRGHFTPSMVTLWIYSNNISFIAPDTFRGFVHLEELDLGDNRHLRALAPETFQGLVRLHALYLYKCGLSSLPAGLFGGLHNLQFLYLQDNHLEFLQDDTFGDLVNLSHLFLHGNRLSSLHQDTFRGLVHLDRLLLHENQLQWVHPRAFHHLQRLTILFLFNNSLSELQGDCLAPLGALEFLRLNGNPWHCGCKARSLWEWLRRFRGSSSSVLCRTPEQLSGQDLKVLQAEVFRACSTSSSESLHQIKAHPLPAPDRGVPRDRLPPPHASRERDGPPASRPGSRKPGKNCTSYKTRNQTSKPGGGLGPQKGMPEGQDYAPDYEAKFGFDLMPTARPKRKGKCARRTPIRVPSGVQQASGASAAAGASLLLWITVATAAVVTLR